The segment AGTCGTTGATCGCCTTGCAGAAATCCGCCGCCATATAGGCGTCAAACACGGCCTGCGCGCCGTAGAGCACGTTGAGGATGGCGTGGCTCGCACCGAGCTGATCGAACGCGCCCTTCTGCACCATCGCGAGATCGGAGCCCGGCTTGGCGCCGTTGGCCGGCCGCCAGTCGGCGCGACCTGAAAACGGCATGCTTGGCGGATAGGAGGTGAGATCGAGGCCGTCGATGGCGCGGCTCACGACCTGCTCTTTCCAGTGATCGCTGAGATAAGGCAGCAGCGTCGTGCGCGTGCCACCAACCGCCGGGTGGATATCGCAGTCGATCCGCGTCACCGCCATGGAGCTTCCTCGCGCCGTCTTAATTGGCGGCGTCCTCTGCACCGCCCGCGCAGAGTGCGCCGGCCTGCGCCCACGCGCAAGGGCGCAGCCCTGCGCGATCCGTCATGGCTCGGTTGCATTTCGCAGGCGCGATATGATCACTGTGATCATCGCGTGCGGCGACGGCTCGATGGTGAATAGCCCAAAGCGCGGACGGCGGATGCTTCGGTATCCACCGCCTCAATGTCGCTTCACGCTTTCATGCGCTCTCGCCTCAAGCCGCCTTGGAGACCTCCATCAGCAACCGCTCGGCCTTGGCATCCTCGATACGGTTCACGAGCCTGCCGCTCTCGTGATTGTCACGCACGGTCTTGGTCAGGGTGACGCAGGTCTGGATCAGCATCACGATGCCCATCGTGAGATAGCCCTTCATCCAGAGGTCGATCGGCAGGAAGAAGATGCCGATTGCGACGAGGAAGGCGGAGGCTGCGAAGGACGCGTAAGTGAAGGTCACCCAGGCGCCGCTATGGGGTTGGCCGTTCTGGTTCATGATCGTCTCCTGAGGGTTCGAATGATGATCGAGTTTGAGATCAGGCGGTCGGCGCGTGCTTGGACTTCAACCGCGCCAGCACGTCGTCCGCGGTTGTCTTGAGCCGTGGGCCAAAGCCCTGTTCGGCGAGTTTCTCGGCGGTGGCGAGCGGACCGGTGGCCGCGTCGAGCTCGAACAGAGCGTCATCGGCGGCCTGGGCCTCCATTTGCCGGTCACGTAGGCGCCTCAGCGTGCTCTCGGCTTCCGGCAGCGTGGCCTCGTAGGGCCGCGCCGCCTCGATGCCGCTGCGGCGGAGCGAACGCACCGCCTCCGAGGCGCGGGCCAGGCGGCGGCCGCGATCGAGCTCGGTGATACGGGCCTGCGCGCTTGCGACGTGCCGCTTCAGCCGCGCGATCTCGGTCGCGAACAGCGCACGCGCCGTCATCGCCGCGTCGCGGTCGGCCTCAAGGCCTGCGATGGCCTCGGCCGCTTCCCTCGCCAGATCCTCCCGGCCGCCATCGAGCGCCGCAACCGCGCGGGTCTCGAGATCAGCGATGCGGGCATTGGTCGCCTCGAGCTTGCGGCCCTCCTGCTGGTCCTGCGCGATCGCCAGCGCCAGCGTCCGCTTGCTGCGCTCGACGGCCGCGGCCGCATCGCGCATCTGCTGGTCGAGGATCAGAAG is part of the Bradyrhizobium commune genome and harbors:
- a CDS encoding YiaA/YiaB family inner membrane protein, with product MNQNGQPHSGAWVTFTYASFAASAFLVAIGIFFLPIDLWMKGYLTMGIVMLIQTCVTLTKTVRDNHESGRLVNRIEDAKAERLLMEVSKAA
- a CDS encoding PspA/IM30 family protein, which encodes MFKTVVTLFRGSVAAAGEELEDRTALLILDQQMRDAAAAVERSKRTLALAIAQDQQEGRKLEATNARIADLETRAVAALDGGREDLAREAAEAIAGLEADRDAAMTARALFATEIARLKRHVASAQARITELDRGRRLARASEAVRSLRRSGIEAARPYEATLPEAESTLRRLRDRQMEAQAADDALFELDAATGPLATAEKLAEQGFGPRLKTTADDVLARLKSKHAPTA